In Nostoc sp. CENA543, a single genomic region encodes these proteins:
- a CDS encoding ABC transporter ATP-binding protein, translating into MLKKLQYKLQSTLRLLPTLRLVWQSSPKWAIARSLLLVIQGILPLVSIYIAKLIIDTVAASFTIANKAATINQVIFLVIIAGVVTITTVVCNALAELVNNAHSQKVTDYIQDILHAKSIEADLEYYENSHYYDTMQRAQQEARYRPPLIINRLAQLGQSSISLLGMIGLLLSLHWSIAGVLVVISFPAMLVRVKYARVMYDWRRKKTSMERLSEYLGWILTSEQFAKEIRLFNLGDYFGKWYLRIRKQIYQESLAIDTRRAVGNFIAQTISGVVVLGVFAFIIFQTIQGFLKIGDLVLYSQALQRGESDIKNLLSSMSALYEDNLFLANLYEFLELEPKLADPINPVPFPQPIKKGIIVQNVGFKYANSSRQAIKNVSLTIKPGEVVALVGENGSGKTTLIKLLCRLYDPTTGSITIDGVDIRDFKIAELRREISVIFQDYAKYNFTAQENIWFGNIDLPPAAESIMAAARRSGADDVISKLPQGYDTTLGQLFSQGEELSIGQWQKVALARAFLRDSQLIVLDEPTSAMDAKAEYEVFEKFRQLIKDQSAILISHRLSTVKMADRIYVMENGMIVESGTHDQLMEMNGTYAYLFATQAQQYLI; encoded by the coding sequence GTGCTGAAAAAGTTACAGTATAAGCTGCAAAGTACACTGCGCCTTTTGCCCACATTGCGTTTAGTGTGGCAGAGTAGTCCGAAGTGGGCGATCGCGCGTTCATTACTCTTAGTTATCCAAGGGATATTACCTTTAGTATCTATATATATAGCCAAACTAATTATAGATACGGTAGCAGCTAGTTTCACAATTGCTAATAAAGCCGCCACTATTAATCAGGTCATCTTTTTAGTTATCATCGCAGGTGTAGTTACTATTACCACCGTTGTTTGTAACGCCTTGGCTGAGTTGGTAAATAATGCCCATTCCCAGAAAGTAACAGACTATATCCAAGACATTCTCCACGCTAAATCTATAGAAGCTGACCTAGAATACTACGAAAATTCTCATTACTACGACACCATGCAACGAGCGCAACAAGAGGCTCGTTATCGTCCACCTTTAATTATTAATCGTTTGGCGCAATTGGGGCAAAGTAGTATTTCTTTGTTGGGGATGATTGGTTTATTGTTGTCCTTACATTGGTCTATAGCTGGTGTGTTAGTTGTCATATCATTTCCAGCTATGTTAGTACGTGTGAAATATGCGCGGGTGATGTATGATTGGCGACGCAAAAAAACATCAATGGAAAGGCTATCGGAATATTTAGGTTGGATACTAACATCAGAGCAATTTGCTAAAGAAATTCGCTTATTTAACTTAGGAGACTACTTTGGTAAATGGTATCTCCGCATTAGAAAGCAAATATATCAAGAAAGCCTTGCTATTGATACTAGGCGTGCTGTTGGTAATTTTATTGCTCAAACAATCTCAGGTGTTGTAGTTTTAGGTGTATTTGCTTTTATTATTTTTCAAACTATTCAAGGATTCTTAAAAATAGGGGATTTAGTCTTATATTCCCAAGCATTACAGCGTGGAGAAAGTGATATTAAAAATTTGTTGAGTAGTATGTCGGCTCTCTACGAAGATAATTTATTTTTAGCCAATCTCTACGAATTTCTAGAACTTGAACCCAAGTTAGCTGACCCTATCAATCCTGTACCTTTTCCTCAACCTATTAAAAAAGGTATTATTGTGCAGAATGTGGGGTTTAAATATGCGAATAGTAGTCGTCAGGCGATTAAAAATGTCAGCTTGACTATTAAACCAGGGGAAGTTGTAGCTTTAGTGGGTGAAAATGGTTCAGGTAAAACGACATTAATTAAACTGCTGTGTCGATTATATGATCCTACTACTGGTTCAATCACTATTGATGGTGTGGATATTAGAGATTTTAAAATTGCCGAATTACGCCGTGAAATTAGTGTGATTTTTCAAGATTATGCTAAGTATAATTTCACTGCTCAGGAAAATATTTGGTTTGGTAATATTGACTTACCACCGGCAGCAGAAAGTATTATGGCTGCGGCACGACGTTCTGGTGCTGATGATGTAATTTCTAAGTTACCGCAAGGTTATGATACTACCCTGGGGCAACTATTTTCTCAAGGGGAAGAATTAAGTATTGGTCAATGGCAAAAAGTTGCTTTAGCTAGAGCATTTTTAAGAGATTCCCAATTAATTGTTCTAGATGAGCCTACTAGCGCAATGGATGCTAAAGCTGAGTATGAAGTGTTTGAAAAATTCCGCCAGTTAATTAAAGACCAATCTGCTATTTTAATTAGTCATCGTCTGTCTACAGTGAAAATGGCCGATCGCATTTATGTGATGGAGAATGGCATGATTGTAGAAAGCGGTACTCATGACCAACTCATGGAGATGAACGGGACTTATGCTTATTTGTTTGCAACTCAAGCACAGCAATATCTGATTTAG
- a CDS encoding DUF5615 family PIN-like protein, whose translation MARFYADEQFPFPVVELLRTLGHDVLTVQEAGNADRSISDEEVLIFAIGQERAILTINRDDFIRLHRRNSQHFGIVVCTNNRNWEQFATRIDAAVRAEVTLEGKLIRVVRPTN comes from the coding sequence ATGGCTCGCTTTTACGCAGATGAGCAGTTTCCGTTTCCAGTCGTGGAATTACTACGCACTTTAGGGCATGATGTCTTGACAGTTCAGGAAGCAGGAAATGCAGATCGAAGCATATCTGATGAGGAGGTATTGATCTTTGCCATCGGTCAAGAGCGAGCCATACTAACTATTAATAGAGATGATTTCATCCGTCTGCATCGTCGTAATTCCCAGCATTTTGGCATTGTTGTTTGTACCAATAATCGTAACTGGGAACAGTTCGCTACCAGGATAGATGCAGCTGTAAGAGCAGAGGTAACTTTAGAAGGGAAACTGATTCGTGTGGTACGTCCTACTAATTGA
- a CDS encoding DUF433 domain-containing protein, producing the protein MKLEDLEQQLLALSPSEKVQAIQLLAQSLGGNWQGIERTPKVCGGEARIAHTRIPVWVLVEAHRMGYSDADLLISYPSITEQDLANAWAYAKAHPDEIELAIERNEVA; encoded by the coding sequence GTGAAACTTGAAGACTTAGAGCAACAACTTCTCGCCCTCAGCCCTAGTGAAAAAGTACAGGCGATACAGTTACTTGCTCAAAGTCTTGGTGGTAACTGGCAAGGAATTGAGAGAACCCCTAAAGTTTGTGGAGGCGAAGCGCGCATTGCTCACACTCGTATTCCTGTCTGGGTGCTTGTGGAGGCTCACCGTATGGGATACAGTGATGCTGATTTGTTGATAAGCTATCCTAGTATCACAGAGCAAGACTTAGCTAATGCTTGGGCGTACGCAAAAGCGCATCCTGATGAAATCGAACTAGCAATTGAGAGGAATGAGGTAGCTTAG